A single region of the Planctomycetia bacterium genome encodes:
- a CDS encoding sigma-54-dependent Fis family transcriptional regulator produces the protein MASVSKDNAGSLAVLNKTILELGLRSHESDKSFLDNALQALASGLAADFAGVMRNIDGRWSTVASVGNASLASGELTAAFLADALDSESPVKNEGWIAASVDRRAAAGEVLIVHAADMAQAERMRGSVEQVLPSFAQAAGSVRSAGREHRRRRRLEALLTISGQWNQTQEMEPLLVQMAEAATKMLAADRASIFLWDKPNKLLIGRPALGVEGNELRIPDDKGVVGEVIRMKQPRRVDLRFGQEQIARDVDAKLGYKTRTLICVPLVSRRGEILGAFEVINKLEGDFTEEDETALTEFAAHAATALENTQERARLMQSRRHLADEAASGVQIVGESPAIEALRSTTGRVADTELAVLILGENGTGKEVVARTIHYLSPRRDQPFIAVNCAAITETLLESELFGHEKGAFTDAHEARPGKFELADGGTLFLDEIGDLSLGGQAKLLRVLEEKVVVRVGGSKSIHTDARVIAATNQNLAEMVRAKKFRQDLFFRLNVVSINLPALRDRPGDITLLAEHFLHDFAKKARRKLPALSAAAKKRLEAHAWPGNIRELRNAMERLAYLCSSDRIEPEDLAFILAAAGEVAPPVPDDLSLAEATDEFQKTYIKRSIDRTGGNMSEAAERLGLHRSNLYRKMRQLGMPT, from the coding sequence ATGGCTTCCGTCTCTAAAGACAACGCCGGATCTCTCGCGGTTCTAAACAAAACGATCCTAGAACTCGGCTTACGCTCGCATGAGTCCGATAAGTCGTTTTTGGACAATGCTTTACAAGCGCTCGCCTCCGGGCTCGCCGCCGACTTTGCAGGGGTCATGCGCAACATCGACGGCCGTTGGTCGACCGTCGCCTCGGTCGGCAATGCCTCGCTGGCCTCGGGCGAGCTGACCGCCGCGTTCCTCGCCGATGCGCTCGACTCCGAGTCGCCGGTGAAAAACGAAGGCTGGATCGCCGCGTCGGTCGATCGCCGGGCCGCGGCCGGCGAAGTCCTCATCGTGCATGCCGCCGACATGGCGCAGGCCGAACGGATGCGAGGGTCCGTCGAACAGGTTCTGCCCTCGTTCGCGCAAGCCGCCGGCTCGGTCCGGTCGGCCGGTCGCGAACATCGCCGCCGGCGCCGTCTCGAAGCGCTCCTCACGATCTCCGGGCAATGGAATCAGACCCAGGAGATGGAGCCGCTCTTGGTGCAGATGGCCGAGGCCGCGACGAAGATGCTCGCAGCCGATCGGGCCAGCATCTTTCTCTGGGACAAACCCAATAAGCTCCTCATCGGCCGGCCGGCGCTCGGCGTCGAAGGGAACGAACTGCGGATACCGGACGACAAGGGAGTCGTCGGCGAAGTGATTCGGATGAAGCAGCCGCGGCGCGTCGACCTGCGGTTCGGCCAAGAGCAGATTGCGCGCGACGTCGACGCGAAGCTCGGCTACAAGACCCGCACGCTGATTTGCGTGCCGCTCGTTTCGCGGCGGGGAGAAATCCTCGGCGCGTTCGAGGTGATCAACAAGCTCGAAGGAGACTTCACCGAAGAAGACGAAACCGCGCTGACGGAGTTCGCCGCGCATGCCGCCACGGCGCTCGAGAACACGCAAGAGCGGGCGCGACTCATGCAGTCGCGCCGACACCTGGCCGACGAAGCGGCCTCGGGCGTGCAGATCGTCGGCGAGTCGCCGGCGATCGAAGCGCTCCGTTCGACGACCGGCCGCGTCGCCGATACAGAGCTCGCGGTGTTGATCCTCGGCGAGAACGGCACCGGGAAGGAAGTCGTGGCGCGGACGATCCACTACTTGAGCCCGCGCCGCGATCAGCCGTTCATCGCCGTCAACTGCGCGGCGATCACCGAGACGTTGCTGGAAAGCGAACTGTTCGGTCATGAAAAAGGAGCCTTCACCGATGCGCATGAGGCGCGGCCCGGCAAGTTCGAGCTGGCCGACGGCGGCACGCTGTTCCTCGACGAAATCGGCGACTTGAGCCTCGGCGGACAAGCGAAACTGCTCCGCGTGTTGGAAGAGAAGGTGGTCGTCCGCGTCGGCGGATCGAAGAGCATTCATACCGATGCGCGCGTCATCGCCGCGACGAATCAGAACCTCGCGGAAATGGTGCGGGCCAAAAAGTTTCGCCAAGATTTGTTCTTTCGACTCAACGTGGTTTCGATCAACTTGCCGGCGCTGCGCGATCGGCCCGGCGACATCACCCTCTTGGCCGAGCACTTTCTGCACGACTTCGCCAAGAAGGCCCGACGCAAGCTGCCGGCGCTTTCGGCAGCGGCGAAGAAGCGACTCGAAGCGCATGCTTGGCCCGGCAACATTCGCGAGCTGCGAAACGCCATGGAACGGCTCGCCTACTTGTGTTCGAGCGATCGGATCGAACCGGAAGATTTGGCATTTATCCTCGCCGCGGCGGGGGAAGTGGCGCCGCCGGTGCCCGACGATCTCTCGTTGGCGGAGGCGACCGATGAATTTCAGAAGACCTATATCAAACGCTCGATCGATCGGACGGGGGGCAACATGAGCGAAGCGGCCGAACGCCTCGGCCTGCATCGCTCGAACTTGTATCGGAAGATGCGACAGCTCGGGATGCCGACGTAG
- the metG gene encoding methionine--tRNA ligase: protein MASRRILVTAALPYANGHIHIGHLVEYIQTDIWVRFQRLIGNRAVFVCADDTHGTAIMLRARQEKRSEDAVIADMREAHIKDFAGFDVAFDNYGSTHCDENRALCAEFWSAFRKSGLVDERNIDQLYDPIEQTFLADRFVKGKCPKCKSPDQYGDNCEKCGETYSATELLEPYSVFSGAKPELRPSTHWFIRTEDEHAFIDEWTKRPDSLHKDVADWLASAFLSGPLHDWDVSRPAKYFGFEIPDAPGNYWYVWFDAPIGYIASTEQWCKQQTAQGKSEQLADWWKNKDVEIHHFIGKDITRFHTLFWPVMLKTAGYTLPHRVHIHGFLTVDGEKMSKARGTFIRAAAYLNHLDPAWLRYYYASKLTPKLDNLDLNLDEFVAKVNGDLVGKIVNLASRTARFVETVGLSPTYPDDGGLFTAAAAAGAEIAEAYEACDYNRAMRTIMALADKANGYVNEQAPWKAKDDPAQTRRVQDVCTVSLNLYRQLVVYLEPVLPRLAAATSELLNDKLESWQQSQQPLVGTPLGKFKHLMNRIDPKQVQAMIEESKHEAEAAKASAEPKTTAAAPASAGEAAPLTGNVVAASASDAGWNDGPESLAAEPLAATCTIDDFVKVDLRVARIVAAEHVPEAKKLLRLTLSLGGDDKRNVFAGIKSAYKPEDLVGRLVICVANLQPRQMKFGLSEGMVAAAGGGGPEGKEIFLLSPDSGAKPGMRVH, encoded by the coding sequence ATGGCATCCCGTCGCATTCTCGTTACCGCTGCGCTCCCTTACGCCAACGGTCACATCCATATCGGCCACTTGGTCGAGTACATTCAGACCGACATTTGGGTCCGTTTCCAGCGCCTCATCGGCAATCGGGCCGTGTTCGTCTGTGCCGACGATACGCACGGCACCGCGATCATGCTGCGGGCCCGGCAAGAGAAGCGGAGCGAAGACGCGGTGATCGCCGATATGCGCGAGGCCCACATTAAGGACTTCGCCGGTTTCGACGTCGCGTTCGACAACTACGGCAGCACGCATTGCGACGAGAATCGCGCGCTGTGCGCCGAGTTTTGGAGTGCGTTCCGCAAGTCGGGCCTCGTCGACGAGCGAAACATCGACCAGTTGTACGATCCCATCGAGCAGACGTTTCTTGCCGATCGGTTCGTGAAAGGAAAGTGCCCGAAGTGTAAGTCGCCCGATCAATACGGCGACAACTGCGAGAAGTGCGGCGAGACGTATAGCGCGACGGAGTTGCTCGAGCCGTACAGCGTCTTCAGCGGCGCGAAGCCGGAGCTGCGTCCTTCGACCCATTGGTTCATCCGCACCGAAGACGAACATGCGTTCATCGACGAGTGGACGAAGCGGCCCGACAGTCTGCACAAAGACGTGGCCGATTGGCTCGCCTCGGCGTTTCTTTCCGGTCCGTTGCACGACTGGGACGTCTCGCGGCCGGCGAAATACTTCGGCTTCGAGATACCCGACGCGCCGGGCAACTATTGGTACGTCTGGTTCGATGCCCCGATCGGCTACATCGCGAGCACGGAGCAATGGTGCAAGCAGCAGACTGCGCAAGGAAAGAGTGAGCAGCTCGCCGATTGGTGGAAGAATAAGGATGTTGAGATCCACCACTTCATCGGCAAAGACATCACGCGGTTCCACACGTTGTTTTGGCCGGTGATGCTGAAGACCGCCGGTTATACGTTGCCGCACCGCGTCCATATCCACGGCTTCCTCACCGTCGACGGCGAGAAGATGTCGAAGGCGCGAGGCACGTTTATTCGTGCTGCTGCGTACCTCAATCATCTCGACCCGGCCTGGCTCCGCTACTACTATGCCTCGAAGCTCACGCCGAAGCTCGACAACCTCGACCTAAACCTCGACGAGTTCGTCGCCAAGGTGAATGGCGACTTGGTCGGCAAGATCGTGAACCTTGCGAGCCGCACGGCGCGGTTCGTCGAAACGGTCGGCTTGTCCCCCACGTATCCCGACGACGGCGGCTTGTTCACGGCGGCCGCGGCGGCAGGTGCCGAGATCGCCGAAGCGTATGAAGCGTGCGACTACAATCGCGCGATGCGCACGATCATGGCCTTGGCCGACAAGGCCAACGGCTACGTCAACGAGCAAGCTCCGTGGAAGGCGAAAGACGATCCGGCGCAAACCCGCCGCGTGCAAGACGTTTGCACGGTGTCGCTGAATCTCTATCGTCAGCTCGTCGTGTATTTGGAGCCCGTCTTGCCGCGGCTTGCCGCCGCGACGAGCGAACTATTGAACGATAAGCTCGAGAGCTGGCAACAATCGCAGCAGCCGCTCGTGGGCACGCCGCTCGGCAAATTCAAACATCTCATGAACCGCATCGACCCGAAACAGGTACAAGCCATGATCGAAGAAAGTAAGCACGAAGCCGAAGCCGCGAAAGCCTCGGCCGAACCGAAGACCACGGCCGCCGCTCCGGCTTCGGCCGGCGAAGCGGCCCCGCTGACGGGCAACGTCGTCGCTGCTTCGGCTAGCGACGCCGGATGGAACGACGGGCCGGAATCGCTCGCCGCCGAGCCGCTGGCGGCGACTTGCACGATCGACGACTTCGTGAAGGTCGACTTGCGCGTGGCGCGGATCGTCGCGGCGGAGCATGTGCCCGAGGCGAAGAAGTTGTTGCGACTCACGCTGAGCCTCGGCGGCGACGACAAACGCAACGTCTTCGCAGGCATCAAGAGCGCATACAAGCCGGAAGACCTCGTCGGCCGGCTCGTGATCTGCGTGGCGAACCTGCAACCGCGGCAAATGAAGTTCGGCTTGAGCGAAGGGATGGTCGCGGCGGCCGGCGGCGGCGGGCCGGAAGGAAAAGAAATCTTCCTGCTCTCGCCCGACAGCGGAGCGAAGCCGGGCATGCGCGTGCATTGA
- a CDS encoding peptidyl-alpha-hydroxyglycine alpha-amidating lyase family protein, which produces MRTVSRLMRFALGIFAACAVALFCEVGSARAAEAAAWQPVPFLQLPEGWTLGACSAVAIDSRGEIFLFHRGEHPVIVCDAAGKIVRSWGDGAIGSAHGLRIDANDDVWLTDIGNHRVLKFDGHGKLLLSLGTGKAGDGADAFNKPTDVAFGSRGEFYVADGYGNSRVLKFSPSGALLHTWGALGSQRGEFRIPHAIVRDRKGRLLVGDRENDRIQVFDEDGKLLEVWSGFAPYGLALDREGRTYVADGRANEVLRLDEAGRVVERFGRKGRAAGEFDMPHMLAFDAAGNLFVTEINGRRVQKFVRR; this is translated from the coding sequence ATGCGAACCGTTTCCCGGCTGATGCGCTTCGCACTCGGCATATTCGCTGCGTGTGCGGTAGCGCTGTTCTGCGAGGTCGGCTCGGCGCGAGCCGCCGAAGCTGCTGCGTGGCAGCCGGTTCCTTTCTTGCAGCTTCCGGAAGGTTGGACGCTCGGCGCTTGCTCGGCCGTGGCGATCGATAGCCGCGGCGAGATCTTTCTTTTCCACCGCGGCGAGCATCCGGTCATCGTGTGCGATGCCGCAGGAAAAATCGTCCGCTCTTGGGGCGACGGTGCGATCGGCAGCGCCCACGGTCTGCGCATCGACGCAAACGACGATGTTTGGCTGACCGACATCGGGAATCATCGCGTGCTGAAGTTCGACGGTCACGGCAAACTCCTCTTATCGCTCGGCACCGGGAAAGCCGGCGACGGCGCCGACGCATTCAACAAGCCGACCGATGTGGCGTTCGGCTCGCGCGGCGAGTTCTACGTCGCCGATGGTTACGGCAACAGCCGCGTGCTGAAGTTCTCACCGAGCGGTGCTCTGCTGCATACTTGGGGCGCGCTCGGCTCGCAGCGCGGTGAGTTCCGTATTCCACATGCCATCGTGCGCGATCGAAAAGGTCGGCTGCTCGTCGGCGACCGCGAGAACGATCGCATCCAGGTTTTCGACGAAGACGGCAAGCTGCTCGAGGTCTGGTCCGGCTTCGCACCCTACGGGCTCGCACTCGATCGCGAAGGCCGCACCTACGTCGCCGATGGTCGCGCGAACGAAGTCCTGCGTCTCGACGAAGCAGGCCGAGTCGTCGAACGCTTCGGCCGCAAAGGCCGCGCCGCCGGTGAATTCGACATGCCGCACATGCTCGCCTTCGACGCCGCAGGGAATCTCTTCGTCACGGAAATCAACGGCCGCCGCGTGCAGAAGTTCGTCCGCCGCTGA
- a CDS encoding Gfo/Idh/MocA family oxidoreductase — translation MPHVTRRRFFEESLFAAAAAATAASSAQAAPETTAAKTATDKTSPSDVLQHAVIGCRIRGKVHAAEFGGQSGVRLAYVCDPDLALAEELAAAIEAKQGYRPQVVQDLRRIFDDKLVDTVSIAAPNHWHALGAIWAMQAGKDVYVEKPVCHNVVEGRRMVQAARKLNRICQGGTQNRSSGPLKAAHEYVQAGKLGDVKLARTIIYGQRGSIGPRGACEVPPKLDMNLWLGPALVEKPSRPKLHYDWHWVWDTGNGELGNNNIHMVDICRWLLKLDGIGDSALSIGGRLGYEDAGETPNTQMTVHRYGPTTIIQEVRGLKSKPFSEKFKSGYVLYGTEGFIADATLFDPAGNLVRKFEGKGENHFANFTRAVRSRKPTDLNAEILEGHQSTALCHVANISHRTGQAVAAKEIEAYLGGKEFDPETRATFGRMLEHLRDNGVDAEKTQLTLGTALKIDSAKEKFVDNSAADALLKREYRRGFALPSESEL, via the coding sequence ATGCCGCACGTCACGCGCCGTCGCTTTTTCGAAGAATCTTTGTTTGCCGCCGCAGCTGCCGCCACGGCCGCTTCGAGCGCGCAAGCCGCACCCGAGACGACCGCCGCGAAAACGGCGACGGATAAAACTTCTCCGAGCGATGTGTTGCAGCATGCCGTGATCGGCTGCCGCATTCGGGGCAAAGTGCATGCCGCGGAATTCGGCGGGCAGTCGGGCGTGCGGCTCGCCTATGTTTGCGATCCCGATCTTGCGCTCGCCGAGGAACTGGCCGCCGCGATCGAAGCAAAGCAGGGTTACCGGCCGCAAGTCGTGCAAGACTTGCGCCGCATCTTCGACGACAAGCTCGTCGATACGGTCTCGATCGCCGCTCCGAATCATTGGCATGCGCTGGGAGCCATCTGGGCGATGCAAGCCGGCAAGGATGTCTATGTCGAGAAGCCGGTTTGCCATAACGTCGTCGAAGGGCGACGCATGGTGCAGGCCGCGCGAAAGCTGAACCGGATCTGCCAAGGTGGAACGCAAAACCGCTCTTCCGGTCCGTTGAAAGCGGCGCATGAATACGTGCAAGCCGGGAAGCTCGGCGACGTGAAGCTCGCGCGCACGATCATCTACGGGCAACGCGGTTCGATCGGCCCGCGCGGCGCGTGCGAAGTTCCTCCGAAGCTCGACATGAACCTCTGGCTCGGCCCGGCCTTGGTAGAGAAGCCCTCGCGGCCGAAGCTGCACTACGATTGGCATTGGGTGTGGGACACCGGCAACGGCGAGCTCGGCAACAACAACATCCACATGGTCGACATTTGCCGCTGGCTCCTGAAGCTCGACGGCATCGGCGACTCCGCGCTGAGCATCGGCGGACGCCTCGGCTACGAAGATGCCGGCGAAACCCCCAACACACAGATGACCGTGCATCGCTACGGCCCGACGACGATCATCCAGGAAGTGCGTGGGCTCAAGTCGAAGCCGTTCAGCGAGAAGTTCAAATCCGGCTATGTCCTCTACGGCACCGAAGGTTTCATCGCCGATGCGACTCTCTTCGATCCGGCCGGCAACCTCGTCCGGAAGTTCGAAGGGAAAGGGGAGAACCATTTCGCGAACTTCACGCGCGCGGTCCGGAGCCGCAAGCCGACCGACTTGAACGCCGAGATTCTCGAAGGACACCAATCGACGGCACTCTGCCACGTCGCGAACATCTCGCATCGCACCGGCCAAGCGGTTGCGGCGAAGGAGATCGAAGCGTATCTCGGCGGCAAGGAATTCGACCCGGAAACGCGCGCGACGTTCGGGCGGATGCTCGAGCACCTGCGCGACAACGGCGTCGATGCGGAGAAGACGCAACTCACGCTCGGCACGGCGCTCAAGATCGACTCGGCGAAAGAGAAGTTCGTCGACAACTCGGCCGCCGATGCACTGTTGAAGCGCGAATATCGCCGTGGGTTCGCCTTGCCGAGCGAGAGCGAACTGTAA
- a CDS encoding Gfo/Idh/MocA family oxidoreductase, which translates to MKQHTAVVVGAGFIGPVHVEALRRAGVHVAGILGSSPEKSQAVAERLGLPQGYRDFAAVLADREVDVVHLTTPNRFHFEQASAVLRAGKHVLCEKPLAMNSRETAELVALAQQSGLAAGVAYNIRFYPLCHEAAARISGQVAGSGTGRVFHVTGSYVQDWLLNDTDFNWRVLAADGGELRAVADIGTHWLDLVQFILQQKVVAVCADLHTVHPVRQAPLGSVETFTGGGQPPSAVRSVPITTDDYGSILLRFADGARGVVSVSQVAAGRKNCLRFEIASAAESLAWDSERPNELWIGRRDRPNELLLRDPALLSAAARGITDYPGGHNEGFPDTFKQLFKAFYGYLDAGDFSLPPPFPTFADGHHEVVLCEAVLRSHRERRWVALEEIEK; encoded by the coding sequence ATGAAACAACATACGGCGGTCGTCGTCGGGGCGGGGTTCATCGGGCCGGTGCATGTCGAAGCCTTGCGCCGCGCGGGGGTCCACGTCGCCGGCATCTTGGGCTCATCGCCGGAGAAGTCGCAAGCCGTCGCCGAGCGCTTGGGGTTGCCGCAGGGTTATCGCGACTTCGCCGCCGTGCTTGCCGATCGCGAAGTCGACGTCGTGCATCTCACGACCCCCAATCGCTTCCACTTCGAGCAAGCTTCGGCTGTGCTACGGGCCGGCAAACATGTGTTGTGCGAAAAGCCGTTGGCGATGAACTCGCGCGAGACCGCCGAGCTCGTCGCGCTCGCGCAGCAGAGTGGCCTCGCGGCGGGCGTGGCCTACAACATTCGCTTCTATCCCCTTTGCCACGAAGCGGCGGCCCGCATCTCGGGTCAGGTCGCCGGCAGCGGCACCGGGCGGGTGTTTCATGTGACCGGCAGCTACGTGCAAGACTGGTTGCTCAACGACACCGATTTCAACTGGCGGGTCCTTGCGGCCGACGGCGGCGAACTGCGTGCCGTGGCCGATATCGGCACCCACTGGCTCGACCTCGTGCAGTTCATCTTGCAGCAGAAGGTCGTCGCCGTCTGTGCCGATCTCCATACGGTTCACCCGGTTCGACAAGCCCCGCTCGGCAGCGTCGAAACATTCACCGGCGGCGGACAACCCCCGAGTGCGGTTCGTTCGGTTCCGATCACGACCGACGACTACGGCAGCATCCTGCTCCGCTTTGCCGACGGAGCTCGCGGCGTCGTATCGGTGTCGCAAGTCGCGGCGGGGCGCAAGAATTGTTTGCGCTTCGAGATCGCCTCGGCCGCAGAGTCGCTCGCGTGGGACAGTGAGCGTCCGAACGAACTGTGGATCGGCCGGCGTGATCGACCGAACGAGCTTTTGCTGCGCGATCCCGCGCTGCTGAGCGCCGCGGCGCGAGGCATCACCGATTATCCGGGCGGACACAACGAAGGGTTTCCCGATACGTTTAAGCAACTCTTCAAAGCTTTTTACGGCTACCTCGACGCGGGCGATTTCTCGTTGCCGCCGCCGTTTCCTACGTTCGCCGATGGGCATCACGAAGTCGTGTTGTGCGAGGCGGTGTTGCGCAGTCATCGCGAGCGCCGCTGGGTCGCCTTAGAGGAGATCGAGAAATGA
- a CDS encoding sugar phosphate isomerase/epimerase: MKLGFVSAILPELSLEEVIDFAAATGFECVEVMCWPPGKADRRYAGITHIDVTTLDAARAKSIRALCAAKQVEISALGYYPNVLSPDTAEAGLTRRHLEQVIRAAATLGLDRVNTFVGRDWTRSVEQNWPLFLEVWKPLIRLAEECGVRIGIENCPMSFTADEWPGGKNLAVSPAIWRRMFADIPSPMFGLNFDPSHFIWQQMDYLAPLAEFAERLFHVHAKDVRVDRRKLNDVGIMATPLEYHSPKLPGLGDVQWGPFFAVLGEVGYRGPVCIEVEDRSYEHSLAARKAALRQSATFLRNFIPQGGLP, translated from the coding sequence ATGAAGCTGGGATTCGTCAGCGCGATTCTGCCGGAGCTCTCGCTGGAAGAAGTCATCGACTTCGCCGCGGCGACGGGCTTCGAGTGTGTCGAGGTGATGTGCTGGCCGCCGGGTAAGGCCGATCGGCGTTACGCCGGCATAACGCACATCGACGTCACCACGCTCGACGCCGCGCGCGCGAAATCGATTCGCGCTCTGTGTGCCGCGAAGCAAGTCGAAATCAGCGCGCTCGGCTATTATCCGAACGTCCTCTCGCCCGACACGGCGGAAGCCGGCCTCACGCGCCGCCATTTGGAGCAAGTGATCCGCGCCGCAGCGACACTGGGCTTGGATCGCGTGAACACGTTCGTCGGCCGCGACTGGACCCGTTCGGTCGAGCAAAACTGGCCGCTGTTTCTCGAGGTGTGGAAGCCGCTCATTCGCTTGGCCGAGGAATGCGGAGTGCGCATCGGCATCGAGAACTGCCCGATGTCGTTCACCGCCGACGAGTGGCCCGGCGGCAAGAACCTCGCCGTGTCGCCGGCGATCTGGCGCCGGATGTTCGCCGATATTCCGAGCCCGATGTTCGGCCTGAACTTCGATCCGTCGCACTTCATCTGGCAGCAGATGGACTACTTGGCGCCGCTCGCCGAGTTCGCCGAGCGATTATTTCACGTCCATGCGAAAGATGTCCGCGTCGATCGCCGCAAGTTGAACGACGTCGGCATCATGGCGACGCCGCTGGAGTATCACAGCCCGAAATTGCCGGGGCTCGGCGACGTTCAGTGGGGGCCGTTCTTCGCGGTGCTTGGCGAAGTCGGCTATCGTGGGCCGGTCTGCATCGAGGTCGAAGACCGAAGCTACGAGCATTCGCTCGCCGCGCGCAAGGCGGCGCTCCGGCAGTCGGCGACCTTCCTGCGCAACTTCATTCCGCAAGGCGGCTTGCCATGA
- a CDS encoding ROK family protein produces MKPLYAGIDLGGTTIGGILADASGRIVEQASITTESHAGPAAVLERIAQLVERMIHAAKVRVSARVEAVGIGCPGLVDVAHGVTKFFPNLPTQWRDVPVAEILAKRLDCPVSLLNDVRAATLGELTFGYGRNVKTMAFFSLGTGVGGGLVIDGKLRLGPLGAAGELGHQTIVPDGPLCGCGNRGCLEALASGPAIAAEGVRLMLGGQAPKLYEMTAGNPSLVTTRTLAEAAQAGDAGAAEAISRATEYLGIGIANVVSCLHPQLIVVGGGVAEMGELLLAPLRRIVRERVRMFPPDDVRIERSLLGVHAGALGAVALALHGAENL; encoded by the coding sequence ATGAAGCCGCTCTATGCGGGGATCGATCTCGGCGGGACGACGATCGGCGGAATCCTGGCCGACGCTTCCGGCCGGATCGTCGAGCAAGCGAGCATCACCACCGAGTCGCATGCCGGACCGGCGGCGGTGCTCGAGCGGATCGCGCAACTCGTCGAACGAATGATTCACGCCGCGAAGGTTCGAGTTTCGGCGCGCGTCGAAGCGGTCGGCATCGGTTGCCCGGGCCTGGTGGATGTAGCGCACGGCGTGACGAAATTCTTTCCGAATCTTCCCACGCAATGGCGCGACGTGCCGGTCGCCGAGATCCTCGCGAAGCGACTCGACTGTCCGGTCTCGTTACTCAACGATGTTCGCGCGGCCACGCTCGGAGAGCTGACGTTCGGCTATGGGCGGAACGTGAAGACGATGGCCTTCTTCTCGCTCGGCACCGGCGTCGGCGGCGGGCTCGTGATCGACGGCAAGCTCCGGCTCGGTCCGCTCGGCGCTGCCGGTGAGCTTGGGCATCAGACGATCGTGCCCGACGGTCCGCTCTGCGGCTGCGGCAATCGAGGTTGCTTGGAAGCGCTCGCGAGCGGCCCGGCGATCGCGGCCGAGGGAGTGCGCCTGATGCTCGGCGGTCAGGCCCCGAAGCTCTATGAGATGACGGCGGGCAACCCTTCGCTCGTCACGACCCGCACCCTTGCCGAAGCGGCCCAAGCGGGAGACGCCGGCGCGGCCGAAGCGATCTCGCGGGCGACGGAGTATCTCGGCATCGGCATCGCGAACGTCGTTTCGTGTCTGCACCCGCAACTGATCGTCGTCGGCGGCGGAGTGGCCGAAATGGGAGAGCTGCTGTTGGCTCCTTTGCGGCGCATCGTGCGCGAGCGGGTGCGGATGTTCCCGCCCGATGATGTGCGGATCGAGCGCTCGTTGCTGGGCGTCCATGCCGGCGCGCTCGGTGCGGTGGCGCTAGCGCTGCATGGTGCGGAAAACTTATAA
- the deoC gene encoding deoxyribose-phosphate aldolase, with product MEITYQDLAGMIDHSLLHPTMTDADLEAGCAVAAKYEVASVCIKPYAVKRAVELLRGTSVKVGCVIGFPHGSSTTEVKRFETEAACLDGAVEIDMVINIGKALGGDWDYVERDVRAVCDEAHRRGAKVKVIFENDYLTKGGAGLSSDELKIKLCELCDRAGADWVKTSTGYGFVKQADGSYNYQGATEHDLALMRANVSERVQVKAAGGVRDLDGLIRVRQLGGTRCGATATAVMLDEFRRREKEGKPAAAGGAIGKGGY from the coding sequence ATGGAAATCACCTATCAAGACCTCGCCGGCATGATCGACCATTCGCTATTGCACCCGACGATGACCGATGCCGATCTTGAGGCGGGCTGCGCGGTCGCGGCGAAATACGAAGTCGCTTCGGTGTGCATTAAGCCGTATGCCGTGAAGCGGGCCGTCGAGCTGTTGCGCGGAACGAGCGTGAAAGTCGGCTGCGTGATCGGCTTCCCCCACGGCAGCAGCACGACCGAAGTGAAACGCTTCGAGACCGAAGCGGCTTGCCTCGACGGCGCGGTCGAGATCGATATGGTCATCAATATCGGCAAGGCGCTCGGCGGCGATTGGGACTATGTCGAGCGCGATGTGCGCGCCGTGTGCGACGAAGCTCATCGCCGGGGCGCGAAGGTGAAGGTGATCTTCGAGAACGATTATCTCACCAAAGGTGGCGCGGGCCTTTCGAGCGATGAGTTGAAGATCAAGCTCTGCGAGCTCTGCGACAGGGCCGGAGCCGATTGGGTGAAGACGTCGACCGGCTACGGCTTCGTCAAACAAGCCGACGGCAGCTACAACTACCAAGGGGCGACGGAACACGATCTGGCTTTGATGCGCGCCAACGTTTCCGAACGCGTGCAAGTGAAGGCGGCCGGCGGAGTGCGCGATCTCGACGGTTTGATTCGCGTCCGACAACTCGGCGGCACGCGCTGCGGCGCGACGGCGACGGCCGTAATGCTCGACGAATTTCGCCGTCGTGAAAAAGAAGGAAAGCCGGCTGCCGCCGGCGGCGCGATCGGCAAAGGTGGTTATTAA